The following proteins are encoded in a genomic region of Vulpes vulpes isolate BD-2025 chromosome X, VulVul3, whole genome shotgun sequence:
- the LOC112912723 gene encoding PWWP domain-containing DNA repair factor 3B-like, translating into MDADYVLCNWKGHLWPARVLSRSGVSPRNKRKGALSLEVEIFSVDEKIKVKSTDVKILNESQIESITSLLTAHSKASVPAGQEVPYTLTVALEILKERADVRPAGASDDPETTTPFRRGPRKLSLKNYRKAKGILLRRLRKRRNLKSRLLRSQRLDAPEGGQSQAHTTVTPVPRKRRAKSSPSSSRHPNLPSLSEDGGEKEGKEKRDTSRVRSSHGIAKEEGTGAEDGGILPSLPPGLNLTVPEKVLEEEAPDTHAQTPAASSERSASPGNVEDQGEGPWDPGLEAVAASSSAPNLRPRCSLRLANRRRKLQVQELEKGLQESRPSASSKAVSPTTAIKKDVSQEMGQLTSMLSPQEPCPIEGGMMVWFKFQNHPFWPAVVKSVSQAEQTARVLLIEANMHAEMSGIRVPLRRLKPLECKEKETLMKRARKVYEQSVNWCFSLISHYREGLTCGSFAGSFLDYFAADVSYPVRKAIQDGDLEADFPKVNYADLEDSEEETSAGGKRPRKKILPDRMRAARDRANQRLVDFIVKTKGADHHLLDIVKGRKQSRWLASFLNSNRYTLCIETYLEDEDQLDVVVGHLQEIYKQIDRKRMTLARDDKVSFVVEVLLPEAIICSIAALDGLGYKEAEEMYLQGPPVHYREKQLFDNNILKQMRKRSAPGLKANK; encoded by the coding sequence ATGGATGCTGACTATGTCCTATGCAATTGGAAAGGCCACTTGTGGCCAGCAAGGGTTTTGTCCAGATCCGGGGTCTCACcaagaaataagaggaaaggaGCACTTTCTCTAGAAGTTGAAATATTCTCGgtagatgaaaaaattaaagtaaaaagcACAGATGTAAAGATCCTAAACGAGTCTCAGATTGAATCCATTACCTCCTTGCTAACAGCCCATTCGAAGGCCAGTGTCCCAGCGGGACAGGAAGTGCCTTACACTCTTACAGTGGCATTGGAGATTCTGAAGGAGAGAGCAGATGTGCGCCCAGCAGGAGCATCAGATGATCCAGAGACCACTACACCATTTCGAAGGGGACCAAGAAAGCTATCTCTTAAAAACTACCGGAAGGCCAAAGGGATCTTACTGAGGCGTCTCAGGAAACGCAGAAACCTCAAATCGCGGCTGCTGCGTTCTCAGAGACTGGACGCCCCAGAAGGCGGCCAATCACAGGCACACACAACCGTCACTCCCGTTCCAAGGAAAAGGCGAGCAAAGTCCTCACCAAGCTCCAGCAGGCACCCGAACTTACCGTCGCTTTCAGAAGATGGTGGTGAGAAAGAGggcaaggaaaagagggacacctCAAGAGTTAGGTCCTCGCATGGCATAGCCAAGGAGGAGGGTACCGGTGCTGAAGATGGAGGCATCCTTCCATCTCTGCCACCAGGTCTCAACCTCACTGTGCCTGAGAAGGTTCTGGAAGAAGAGGCACCTGACACCCACGCACAGACCCCGGCTGCCTCCTCTGAGCGCTCTGCCTCCCCTGGGAATGTTGAGGACCAAGGAGAGGGTCCCTGGGATCCAGGCTTGGAAGCTGTGGCAGCCTCCTCCAGTGCCCCTAACCTGAGGCCGCGTTGTTCACTCCGTCTGGCAAACAGGAGAAGGAAGCTACAGGTACAAGAGCTTGAGAAAGGGCTGCAGGAATCTCGACCTTCGGCCAGCTCAAAGGCTGTGAGCCCCACCACTGCTATTAAGAAGGATGTCAGCCAGGAAATGGGACAACTGACCAGCATGCTTTCTCCACAGGAGCCTTGTCCCATTGAAGGAGGAATGATGGTCTggtttaaatttcaaaatcaccCCTTTTGGCCAGCGGTGGTAAAGAGCGTCAGCCAAGCAGAGCAGACTGCAAGGGTGCTTTTGATTGAGGCAAACATGCACGCTGAAATGAGTGGCATTCGAGTTCCTCTTCGAAGATTAAAGCCCCTggaatgcaaagagaaagaaacactgaTGAAGAGAGCCAGGAAAGTGTACGAGCAAAGTGTGAACTGGTGCTTCTCCCTGATTTCTCACTACAGAGAAGGGCTCACTTGTGGGTCTTTTGCAGGCTCCTTCCTGGACTATTTTGCTGCTGACGTCAGTTACCCAGTTAGGAAAGCCATCCAGGATGGGGACCTGGAGGCTGACTTCCCGAAGGTCAATTATGCCGACCTGGAGGATTCTGAGGAGGAGACCTCCGCGGGCGGGAAGAGGCCCCGCAAGAAGATTCTCCCTGACCGGATGAGGGCTGCTCGGGACCGAGCCAACCAGAGGCTCGTGGACTTCATCGTGAAAACGAAAGGGGCCGATCACCACCTTCTGGACATTGTCAAAGGCAGGAAACAGTCCAGGTGGCTGGCATCATTTCTGAATTCGAACAGGTACACGCTCTGCATTGAAACATACCTGGAGGATGAAGACCAGTTGGATGTTGTGGTGGGACATTTACAAGAAATCTACAAACAAATAGACAGGAAGAGGATGACTCTGGCAAGGGACGACAAAGTGAGTTTTGTTGTGGAAGTTCTTCTGCCAGAAGCAATCATTTGTTCAATTGCTGCACTTGATGGATTAGGTTACAAGGAGGCAGAAGAAATGTACCTACAGGGCCCACCCGTGCATTACCGGGAAAAACAGCTGTTTGATAACAATATCCTAAAGCAAATGCGAAAGAGATCGGCACCCGGGCTCAAGGCTAATAAGTAA
- the LOC140596140 gene encoding PWWP domain-containing DNA repair factor 3B-like, which produces MDADYVLCNWKGHLWPARVLSRSGVSPRNKRKGALSLEVEIFSVDEKIKVKSTDVKILNESQIESITSLLTAYSKASVPAGQEVPYTLTVALEILKERADVRPGGASDDPETTTPFRRGPRKLSLKNYRKAKGILLRRLRKRRNLKSRLLRSQRLDAPEGGQSQAHTTVTPVPRKRRAKSSPSSSRHPNLPSLSEDGGEKEGKEKRDTSRVRSSHGIAKEEGTGAEDGGILPSLPPGLNLTVPEKVLEEEAPDTHAQTPAASSERSASPGNVEDQGEGPWDPGLEAVAASSSAPNLRPRCSLRLANRRRKLQVQELEKGLQESRPSASSKAVSPTTAIKKDVSQEMGQLTSMLSPQEPCPIEGGMMVWFKFQNHPFWPAVVKSVSQAEQTARVLLIEANMHAEMSGIRVPLRRLKPLECKEKETLMKRARKVYEQSVNWCFSLISHYREGLTCGSFAGSFLDYFAADVSYPVRKAIQDGDLEADFPKVNYADLEDSEEETSAGGKRPRKKILPDRMRAARDRANQRLVDFIVKTKGADHHLLDIVKGRKQSRWLASFLNSNRYTLCIETYLEDEDQLDVVVGHLQEIYKQIDRKRMTLARDDKVSFVVEVLLPEAIICSIAALDGLGYKEAEEMYLQGPPVHYREKQLFDNNILKQMRKRSAPGLKANK; this is translated from the coding sequence ATGGATGCTGACTATGTCCTATGCAATTGGAAAGGCCACTTGTGGCCAGCAAGGGTTTTGTCCAGATCCGGGGTCTCACcaagaaataagaggaaaggaGCACTTTCTCTAGAAGTTGAAATATTCTCGgtagatgaaaaaattaaagtgaaaagcACAGATGTAAAGATCCTAAACGAGTCTCAGATTGAATCCATTACCTCCTTGCTAACAGCCTATTCGAAGGCCAGTGTCCCAGCGGGACAGGAAGTGCCTTACACTCTTACAGTGGCATTGGAGATTCTGAAGGAGAGAGCAGATGTGCGCCCAGGAGGAGCATCAGATGATCCAGAGACCACTACACCATTCCGAAGGGGACCAAGAAAGCTATCTCTTAAAAACTACCGGAAGGCCAAAGGGATCTTACTGAGGCGTCTCAGGAAACGCAGAAACCTCAAATCGCGGCTGCTGCGTTCTCAGAGACTGGACGCCCCAGAAGGCGGCCAATCACAGGCACACACAACCGTCACTCCCGTTCCAAGGAAAAGGCGAGCAAAGTCCTCACCAAGCTCCAGCAGGCACCCGAACTTACCGTCGCTTTCAGAAGATGGTGGTGAGAAAGAGggcaaggaaaagagggacacctCAAGAGTTAGGTCCTCGCATGGCATAGCCAAGGAGGAGGGTACCGGTGCTGAAGATGGAGGCATCCTTCCATCTCTGCCACCAGGTCTCAACCTCACTGTGCCTGAGAAGGTTCTGGAAGAAGAGGCACCTGACACCCACGCACAGACCCCGGCTGCCTCCTCTGAGCGCTCTGCCTCCCCTGGGAATGTTGAGGACCAAGGAGAGGGTCCCTGGGATCCAGGCTTGGAAGCTGTGGCAGCCTCCTCCAGTGCCCCTAACCTGAGGCCGCGTTGTTCACTCCGTCTGGCAAACAGGAGAAGGAAGCTACAGGTACAAGAGCTTGAGAAAGGGCTGCAGGAATCTCGACCTTCGGCCAGCTCAAAGGCTGTGAGCCCCACCACTGCTATTAAGAAGGATGTCAGCCAGGAAATGGGACAACTGACCAGCATGCTTTCTCCACAGGAGCCTTGTCCCATTGAAGGAGGAATGATGGTCTggtttaaatttcaaaatcaccCCTTTTGGCCAGCGGTGGTAAAGAGCGTCAGCCAAGCAGAGCAGACTGCAAGGGTGCTTTTGATTGAGGCAAACATGCACGCTGAAATGAGTGGCATTCGAGTTCCTCTTCGAAGATTAAAGCCCCTggaatgcaaagagaaagaaacactgaTGAAGAGAGCCAGGAAAGTGTACGAGCAAAGTGTGAACTGGTGCTTCTCCCTGATTTCTCACTACAGAGAAGGGCTCACTTGTGGGTCTTTTGCAGGCTCCTTCCTGGACTATTTTGCTGCTGACGTCAGTTACCCAGTTAGGAAAGCCATCCAGGATGGGGACCTGGAGGCTGACTTCCCGAAGGTCAATTATGCCGACCTGGAGGATTCTGAGGAGGAGACCTCCGCGGGCGGGAAGAGGCCCCGCAAGAAGATTCTCCCTGACCGGATGAGGGCTGCTCGGGACCGAGCCAACCAGAGGCTCGTGGACTTCATCGTGAAAACGAAAGGGGCCGATCACCACCTTCTGGACATTGTCAAAGGCAGGAAACAGTCCAGGTGGCTGGCATCATTTCTGAATTCGAACAGGTACACGCTCTGCATTGAAACATACCTGGAGGATGAAGACCAGTTGGATGTTGTGGTGGGACATTTACAAGAAATCTACAAACAAATAGACAGGAAGAGGATGACTCTGGCAAGGGACGACAAAGTGAGTTTTGTTGTGGAAGTTCTTCTGCCAGAAGCAATCATTTGTTCAATTGCTGCACTTGATGGATTAGGTTACAAGGAGGCAGAAGAAATGTACCTACAGGGCCCACCCGTGCATTACCGGGAAAAACAGCTGTTTGATAACAATATCCTAAAGCAAATGCGAAAGAGATCGGCACCCGGGCTCAAGGCTAATAAGTAA